Proteins from a single region of Lysinibacillus sp. JNUCC-52:
- a CDS encoding DMT family transporter, with amino-acid sequence MAWVALVIAGVCEMMGVFMISKYNDEKSIKNLALMIVAFTVSFLGLAFAMETLPMGTAYAIWTGIGAAGGALLGMLFFNESKDWRRIVCIALVLGAAICLKLLS; translated from the coding sequence ATGGCATGGGTAGCATTAGTAATTGCAGGAGTTTGTGAAATGATGGGTGTTTTTATGATTAGTAAATACAATGATGAAAAATCCATAAAAAATTTAGCTTTAATGATTGTAGCATTTACGGTTAGTTTTTTAGGGCTTGCCTTCGCAATGGAAACATTGCCAATGGGGACGGCCTATGCCATTTGGACAGGAATAGGGGCAGCAGGTGGAGCGTTGTTAGGTATGCTGTTTTTCAACGAGTCTAAAGACTGGCGACGAATCGTTTGTATTGCCCTCGTTTTAGGTGCCGCCATTTGTTTGAAATTATTATCTTAG
- a CDS encoding TrkA C-terminal domain-containing protein: MNLEKNVQVRQPKYQQIAVDLASKIVEKKYQIGDKIYARSSLASQYNVSAETARRAIAVLQDLEIVEASKGSGVIIKSYEMAARFVRQFHDVQSVHELQNELLLSIQKQQHELLHLQEKTKQLISRTEHFRSVNPFIPYQIEMTAESPCIHQTLQALNFWQNTSSTIVGIRRGNELLLSPGPYASFEEGDIIYFIGNDESLGRVQSFLYPN, from the coding sequence ATGAACTTAGAAAAAAATGTGCAAGTAAGGCAGCCCAAATACCAGCAAATTGCGGTGGATCTGGCCTCAAAAATTGTAGAAAAAAAATATCAAATTGGTGATAAAATTTATGCAAGATCTTCGTTAGCTAGCCAATACAATGTTTCAGCTGAGACAGCGAGAAGAGCGATAGCCGTTTTGCAAGATTTAGAAATTGTCGAGGCTTCTAAAGGTAGTGGAGTTATCATTAAATCGTATGAAATGGCTGCACGCTTTGTCCGACAATTCCATGATGTCCAATCCGTTCATGAGCTACAAAATGAACTTTTATTAAGTATTCAAAAGCAACAACATGAATTGTTACATTTACAAGAAAAGACGAAACAACTTATTAGTCGTACGGAACATTTCCGCTCGGTCAATCCCTTTATCCCATATCAAATTGAAATGACAGCTGAAAGCCCATGTATTCATCAAACTTTGCAAGCATTAAATTTTTGGCAAAATACATCTAGTACAATTGTTGGTATTCGTCGTGGAAATGAATTATTACTTTCACCAGGCCCATATGCTTCATTTGAAGAAGGAGATATTATTTATTTTATCGGCAATGACGAAAGTTTAGGCCGTGTTCAAAGTTTTTTATATCCAAATTAA
- a CDS encoding glycine betaine ABC transporter substrate-binding protein — protein MKLKTLSKLGMALGLGFMLAACSESDSSKSEDSKDVNLTYVEWDTEIASTNVVGQVLEDLGYDVTLTPLDNAIMWEAVSKGEADGMVAAWLPHTHATQYEKYKKDLDELGENLAGAKIGLVVPSYMNVNSIEDLTNEADHTITGIEPGAGITAATEKAQEEYDNLSDWNLLTSSSGAMTTALSKAIKNKEDIIVTGWSPHWKFAKYDLKYLEDPKGVYGGEETINTFVRKGLKEDQPDVYSVLDNFHWTSEDLEAVMLDILNGDDPKDAAKEWIKNNPDKVAEWTKDVKEQK, from the coding sequence ATGAAACTGAAAACATTATCTAAATTAGGGATGGCTTTAGGGCTTGGCTTTATGCTAGCTGCATGTAGTGAGAGCGATTCGTCTAAAAGTGAGGACTCGAAAGATGTAAATTTAACCTACGTTGAGTGGGATACAGAAATCGCTTCGACGAACGTTGTCGGCCAAGTTTTAGAGGACTTAGGATATGATGTTACATTAACACCGCTTGATAACGCTATTATGTGGGAAGCTGTTTCTAAAGGAGAAGCAGATGGCATGGTCGCTGCTTGGCTTCCACATACACATGCAACACAATATGAAAAATATAAAAAAGATTTAGATGAGCTAGGTGAAAACCTTGCTGGTGCGAAAATTGGCTTAGTTGTACCGAGCTATATGAATGTCAATTCAATTGAAGATTTAACAAATGAAGCAGACCATACAATTACAGGAATCGAGCCTGGTGCTGGCATTACAGCGGCAACTGAAAAAGCACAAGAAGAATATGATAACCTTTCAGATTGGAATCTATTAACTTCATCTTCAGGTGCTATGACGACTGCTCTTTCAAAAGCAATTAAAAATAAAGAAGACATTATCGTTACTGGCTGGTCTCCACACTGGAAATTTGCTAAATATGATTTAAAATATTTAGAGGATCCAAAAGGTGTTTATGGCGGAGAAGAAACGATTAATACATTTGTTCGTAAAGGCTTAAAAGAAGATCAACCAGATGTATATTCTGTATTAGATAATTTCCACTGGACATCAGAAGATTTAGAAGCAGTTATGTTAGATATTTTAAATGGTGATGATCCTAAAGATGCAGCAAAAGAATGGATTAAAAATAATCCAGATAAAGTTGCTGAATGGACGAAAGATGTAAAAGAACAAAAATAA
- a CDS encoding quaternary amine ABC transporter ATP-binding protein: MEKIKVEHVSKVFGKHIPQALELVKQQKSKTDILKETGATVGVYDASFTVNEGEIFVIMGLSGSGKSTLIRLLNRLIEPTSGNIYIDGENISKMGKESLRTARRSKMSMVFQNFGLFPHRTLLQNTEYGLEIRGISKEERKAKAEQALANAGLLAYKDQYPNQLSGGMQQRVGLARALANDPEILLMDEAFSALDPLIRKEMQDELLDLQRTLKKTILFITHDLNEALRIGDRIAIMKDGSIIQIGTGEEILTNPANDYVKTFVEDVDRSRVLTAENVMVRPVYVNVDLDGPTVALKRMRQEAVSLLIAVDKNRHLKGYITADDALAAAKKQEQTVHSIVQSEMLTVPPDMLLQDILGLIHNSPTPIAVVKDERLLGVLIRGVVIEALSTFTEEEVTHE, from the coding sequence ATGGAAAAAATAAAAGTAGAACATGTTTCTAAAGTATTTGGTAAACATATTCCCCAAGCTTTAGAACTCGTCAAACAACAAAAAAGTAAGACAGATATTTTAAAAGAAACAGGTGCAACAGTTGGTGTATACGATGCCAGCTTTACTGTAAATGAAGGGGAAATTTTCGTCATCATGGGCTTATCAGGTAGTGGTAAATCGACGCTGATTAGACTATTAAATCGACTTATCGAACCTACAAGTGGCAATATTTATATTGATGGAGAAAACATTTCTAAAATGGGGAAAGAAAGCTTACGAACCGCCCGACGAAGTAAAATGAGTATGGTTTTTCAAAACTTCGGTTTATTCCCTCACCGTACACTTCTACAAAATACCGAATACGGCCTTGAAATTAGAGGTATCTCAAAAGAAGAGCGCAAAGCAAAAGCGGAACAAGCTCTTGCAAATGCAGGCTTACTTGCCTATAAAGATCAATATCCAAACCAACTTTCAGGCGGGATGCAACAACGTGTAGGTTTAGCACGTGCACTCGCAAACGACCCAGAGATTTTATTAATGGATGAAGCCTTTTCCGCTCTCGATCCTTTGATTCGTAAAGAAATGCAAGATGAATTGCTAGATTTACAACGAACATTGAAAAAAACGATTTTATTTATTACGCATGATTTAAATGAGGCACTTCGTATTGGTGATCGCATTGCCATTATGAAAGATGGTTCCATCATTCAAATTGGGACTGGGGAAGAAATTTTAACGAACCCAGCTAATGATTACGTAAAAACATTCGTTGAAGATGTCGATCGCTCTAGAGTTTTAACAGCTGAAAACGTGATGGTTCGACCTGTCTATGTCAATGTCGACCTTGACGGACCAACAGTAGCGCTAAAAAGAATGCGCCAAGAAGCTGTAAGTTTACTAATAGCTGTTGACAAAAACCGACATTTAAAAGGGTATATTACCGCTGATGACGCACTAGCGGCTGCTAAAAAACAGGAACAAACGGTACATTCAATCGTTCAATCTGAGATGTTAACCGTTCCACCAGATATGCTTTTACAAGATATTTTAGGTTTAATTCATAATTCCCCTACTCCTATTGCAGTTGTTAAAGATGAACGCTTGCTTGGTGTTCTCATCCGAGGTGTTGTTATCGAAGCACTTTCAACATTCACTGAGGAGGAAGTAACACATGAATAA
- a CDS encoding ABC-2 transporter permease has translation MVGAIVTGAILFMYIGDDTFFGIDAEFFVPRIIFLLSILPAFEVLKVAAKSGYDKYVLTFPVRIGTIVKSQYIFLAFITVVGIMVALGALYIFSLLSWISLDIILYQEVISMFTIFILTGSVTFPLIYLFGTAKSDIFVLLTFFASYYVVGLISKAMQYIAGLMNINLHKFNILIGFSVIFILIGLLIYILSYYCSVTINKKKEF, from the coding sequence ATGGTTGGAGCAATAGTAACAGGCGCTATTCTTTTTATGTATATTGGAGATGATACATTTTTTGGAATTGATGCAGAGTTCTTTGTTCCTAGGATTATATTTCTGTTAAGTATACTTCCTGCATTTGAAGTGTTAAAAGTTGCAGCCAAGTCTGGTTATGATAAGTATGTACTTACCTTTCCAGTTCGAATAGGTACTATTGTGAAAAGTCAATATATTTTTCTTGCTTTTATTACAGTTGTAGGGATAATGGTGGCTCTGGGTGCTCTTTATATATTCAGTCTACTTTCTTGGATATCGCTGGATATTATTTTATATCAAGAGGTGATATCTATGTTTACTATATTTATTTTAACTGGTTCGGTAACATTTCCACTTATCTATCTGTTTGGTACAGCAAAGTCAGATATTTTTGTTTTGTTAACTTTCTTTGCTTCGTATTATGTTGTTGGTTTAATAAGTAAGGCAATGCAGTATATAGCTGGTTTAATGAATATAAATTTACATAAATTTAATATACTTATTGGTTTTTCAGTAATATTTATTTTAATTGGTTTATTAATCTATATTCTTTCTTATTATTGTTCTGTAACTATCAATAAAAAGAAAGAATTTTAA
- a CDS encoding FAD-dependent monooxygenase: MNFQADVCIVGAGPSGTLLAHLLAKKGLSVILLEQSAALGQAFRGEHLNEEGEAVLKNHHLFEAIEVLGLLRMEKLEYYAKGEAFKTIFPDTSVGHLGIHVPQAHLLKGILQHTAHFQNFKCFLNTKVTSLITDTAGRYVGVIATRDEEVIEIKSQLIIGADGRYSTIRKRAHIAIQKQKHGFDLLWAKIPAPQGWEPAIKMALIDCMQLSLFSQTGGYIQIGWNIKQGDFPQLRKQAITPFISQLIKAFPELEETVPHHIRSWQDFVLLDVFSSHCDCWGTQGLVLLGDAVHTMTPTGAFGLNSALKDADCLASLLNKDAIQQFNVRDFQQLREQAIEDVLAQQIEKEQTFAFHFIDQAS, translated from the coding sequence GTGAATTTTCAAGCGGATGTATGTATAGTAGGGGCTGGACCAAGTGGTACACTTCTCGCGCATTTGCTAGCGAAAAAGGGTCTGTCTGTGATACTGCTGGAACAAAGCGCAGCACTTGGGCAGGCTTTTCGTGGTGAACATTTAAATGAAGAAGGCGAAGCTGTTCTCAAAAATCATCATCTTTTTGAAGCGATAGAAGTACTTGGCTTATTACGAATGGAAAAACTAGAATATTATGCGAAGGGCGAAGCGTTTAAAACGATTTTTCCTGATACGTCTGTAGGACATTTAGGGATTCATGTTCCTCAAGCACATTTGCTTAAAGGAATACTCCAACATACAGCGCACTTTCAAAATTTTAAGTGTTTCCTAAATACAAAGGTGACATCACTTATCACAGATACGGCAGGACGATATGTCGGCGTTATTGCAACAAGGGATGAAGAAGTAATTGAAATCAAGAGCCAGCTTATCATAGGAGCGGATGGTCGATACTCAACTATTCGAAAACGAGCACACATCGCCATTCAAAAACAGAAACATGGTTTTGATTTACTCTGGGCAAAAATTCCTGCTCCTCAAGGCTGGGAGCCCGCTATTAAAATGGCGCTAATCGATTGTATGCAATTGTCTCTTTTCTCACAGACAGGGGGCTATATTCAAATTGGTTGGAATATTAAACAGGGTGATTTTCCTCAACTTCGAAAACAGGCAATTACTCCGTTTATTAGCCAGCTTATAAAGGCTTTTCCTGAATTAGAGGAAACCGTTCCTCACCATATTCGTTCATGGCAAGATTTTGTCTTACTTGATGTGTTTAGTAGTCATTGTGACTGTTGGGGGACACAAGGACTTGTCCTTTTAGGCGATGCCGTTCATACGATGACACCTACTGGCGCATTCGGCTTAAATAGCGCGCTAAAGGATGCTGATTGTCTTGCGTCATTACTCAATAAGGACGCTATACAACAATTTAATGTGAGAGATTTTCAGCAACTGCGAGAACAGGCCATTGAAGATGTATTAGCGCAGCAAATTGAAAAAGAACAAACTTTTGCCTTTCACTTTATAGACCAGGCATCTTGA
- a CDS encoding ABC transporter permease — MNKFLDNIPTLPLAPWVESAMDWLTSNFSAFFDVIQKYGKLLMNQVTDLLISIPAIILILLIVILAFFAVGKKLGLASFTLIGLLFIYNQGLWDHLMETTTLVLFSSVISIIIGIPLGILMSKSNIAENIIKPILDFMQTMPGFVYLIPAVAFFGIGIVPGVFASVIFALPPTVRMTNLGIRQVPKELVEAADSYGSTAGQKLFKVEIPLAKSTIMAGINQTVMLSLSMVVIASMIGAPGLGREVLTALQRTQVGNGFVAGLGLVIFAIIIDRLTQSFNRKKVL, encoded by the coding sequence ATGAATAAATTTTTAGACAATATTCCAACCTTACCACTTGCCCCGTGGGTAGAGTCAGCTATGGACTGGTTGACGAGTAATTTTTCAGCATTCTTTGATGTGATTCAAAAATACGGAAAACTACTCATGAACCAGGTCACTGATTTATTAATTAGCATACCGGCTATTATTCTCATTTTGCTTATCGTTATATTAGCGTTTTTCGCTGTAGGCAAAAAATTGGGGCTTGCTAGCTTTACACTAATAGGCCTGTTATTTATCTATAACCAAGGCTTATGGGATCATCTCATGGAAACCACAACGCTTGTTTTATTCTCTAGTGTAATTTCTATCATCATAGGCATACCACTTGGTATTTTAATGTCCAAGTCAAACATTGCCGAAAATATTATTAAACCAATTCTTGATTTCATGCAAACGATGCCTGGCTTCGTTTACTTAATTCCAGCAGTTGCCTTTTTCGGCATCGGCATTGTACCAGGTGTATTTGCTTCCGTTATCTTTGCATTACCCCCTACTGTTCGTATGACAAACCTAGGAATTCGACAAGTACCAAAAGAATTAGTGGAAGCAGCTGATTCATACGGCAGTACTGCAGGACAAAAATTATTTAAAGTAGAAATTCCGCTTGCTAAATCAACAATTATGGCTGGCATTAACCAAACCGTTATGCTATCACTTTCAATGGTTGTTATCGCTTCTATGATTGGGGCACCAGGTCTTGGTCGTGAAGTATTAACAGCATTGCAACGTACACAAGTAGGTAATGGTTTCGTTGCAGGTTTAGGACTCGTGATTTTCGCGATTATTATCGATCGCTTAACTCAAAGCTTTAATAGAAAGAAAGTGCTTTAA
- the ribD gene encoding bifunctional diaminohydroxyphosphoribosylaminopyrimidine deaminase/5-amino-6-(5-phosphoribosylamino)uracil reductase RibD, with amino-acid sequence MTTDEKYMQLALDLAASARGNTNPNPLVGAVIVKNDVIVGTGLHRKAGEPHAEVHAFRMAGEHAKGATLYVTLEPCSHYGKTPPCANLVKESEVSRVVVAMQDPNPAVAGNGIQLLRDAGIEVEVGVLEEKSRRLNERFIHNMLTKRPFVISKYAMTLDGKIAAHTGHSKWVTGAEAREDVHHIRHEVDAILVGVGTVMADNPSLTTRLHDRQGKNPIRIIMDSSLRTPTDANVLNVEEAKTIIVCSEDVKQAQIDTFEAKGVTVLPVRKGNEGLHIDDMLEKLYLLGITDVLVEGGSTINASFLQNAAIDKYVVYVAPKVLGGSLSLTPFAGYNAPTMDEAWDVVFDSVDKVGQDLRIIAYPKKGEGK; translated from the coding sequence ATGACGACAGATGAAAAATATATGCAATTAGCATTAGATTTAGCAGCCAGTGCAAGAGGGAATACGAACCCCAATCCTCTTGTCGGAGCTGTTATTGTAAAAAATGATGTAATCGTAGGCACTGGCTTACATCGAAAAGCGGGAGAACCTCATGCGGAAGTGCATGCTTTTCGCATGGCAGGAGAGCATGCAAAAGGTGCTACACTTTATGTAACACTTGAGCCATGTTCACATTATGGTAAAACGCCTCCTTGTGCTAATTTAGTTAAGGAATCAGAAGTAAGCCGCGTTGTAGTAGCGATGCAAGATCCTAATCCAGCTGTAGCGGGTAATGGTATCCAATTATTGCGTGATGCAGGCATTGAAGTTGAGGTAGGCGTATTAGAGGAAAAGTCTCGCCGTTTAAACGAGCGCTTTATCCATAATATGCTCACGAAACGACCTTTTGTTATTTCCAAATATGCGATGACATTAGATGGGAAAATCGCAGCGCATACGGGGCATTCTAAATGGGTAACGGGTGCAGAAGCTCGAGAGGATGTCCATCATATTCGCCACGAAGTAGATGCAATATTAGTTGGTGTAGGAACAGTAATGGCTGATAATCCATCTTTAACGACGAGACTTCACGATCGCCAGGGCAAAAACCCAATACGCATCATTATGGATAGCTCTCTTCGTACACCGACAGATGCCAATGTTTTGAATGTAGAAGAAGCGAAAACGATTATTGTTTGCAGTGAGGATGTTAAGCAAGCGCAAATCGACACGTTTGAGGCTAAAGGTGTCACTGTCCTACCTGTTCGAAAAGGTAATGAAGGTCTTCATATTGATGATATGTTAGAAAAACTATATTTACTTGGTATTACTGATGTTTTAGTAGAGGGTGGAAGTACAATCAATGCTTCATTTTTACAAAATGCCGCCATCGATAAATACGTTGTTTACGTAGCGCCTAAAGTTTTAGGTGGGAGTTTATCTTTAACACCTTTTGCTGGCTATAATGCGCCAACAATGGATGAGGCGTGGGATGTTGTATTTGATTCAGTTGATAAGGTAGGGCAAGATTTACGCATTATTGCTTATCCTAAAAAAGGTGAAGGTAAGTGA
- a CDS encoding GTP cyclohydrolase II translates to MTITTKVVDIVKDKMTIVKQTETENICLVGPVKLPIKQGDFSATFQWYNWLKVGSDLTKEEIMDGLATANLAFSQQSSVLVYGDFANEEDALIRMHSICHTGDIFGSQRCDCGYQLHESMKMIVEHGCGAIFYLADHEGRGIGLFSKSLAYLLQEEGLDTVEANLALGFQDDTRSYEDAVTVLTALRAKPVTLITNNPKKLTALQLHGLAADGHIPLWGGITETNRFYLDTKVEKSGHIRK, encoded by the coding sequence ATGACAATTACTACTAAAGTAGTGGATATAGTGAAGGACAAAATGACAATTGTTAAGCAAACTGAAACAGAAAATATTTGTCTAGTAGGTCCAGTAAAGTTACCTATTAAGCAAGGTGATTTTTCAGCAACTTTTCAATGGTATAACTGGTTAAAGGTTGGTAGCGATTTAACGAAAGAAGAAATTATGGATGGGCTAGCAACGGCAAATTTAGCTTTTTCTCAGCAATCATCCGTACTAGTTTACGGTGATTTCGCCAATGAAGAAGATGCTTTAATTCGTATGCATAGTATTTGCCATACTGGCGATATATTCGGTAGCCAACGCTGCGACTGCGGCTATCAATTACATGAATCTATGAAAATGATTGTCGAACATGGGTGTGGAGCGATTTTCTATTTAGCTGATCATGAAGGACGTGGCATCGGTCTATTTTCTAAATCGCTTGCTTATTTATTGCAGGAAGAAGGATTAGATACTGTAGAAGCAAATCTTGCACTAGGTTTCCAAGATGATACGCGTTCTTATGAAGATGCGGTTACTGTATTAACAGCTCTTCGTGCGAAGCCTGTCACATTGATTACAAATAATCCAAAGAAGCTTACTGCTTTGCAGTTGCACGGCTTAGCAGCAGACGGACATATCCCTTTATGGGGAGGTATAACGGAAACAAATCGTTTTTATTTAGATACAAAAGTGGAGAAATCTGGTCATATACGGAAGTGA
- a CDS encoding 5' nucleotidase, NT5C type, which translates to MKFGFDIDDTLIDLRAHAFSLYNKKLGKNITIEAFHALNRVEIHEPFGLTDAEGSAMWNSSLDEIYFTDCPIFEAALETLQTLHQQGHEIYYITSRPKQHCQQTQQWMKAQGFPVEEGHFYCGMQDVEKVAIIKELDLDVYVDDKPAVLETLQGIKTKVILKNQSYNQLVALPRLNHWHEFLRIIND; encoded by the coding sequence ATGAAATTTGGCTTTGATATAGATGATACGCTGATCGATTTACGTGCACATGCCTTTTCACTTTATAATAAAAAACTAGGCAAAAATATTACAATCGAAGCATTTCATGCATTGAATAGAGTAGAGATTCACGAACCATTTGGCTTAACGGACGCAGAAGGCTCTGCCATGTGGAACAGTTCTTTAGATGAAATCTATTTTACGGATTGTCCAATTTTTGAAGCTGCTCTTGAAACATTGCAAACATTACATCAGCAAGGGCATGAAATTTATTATATTACGTCACGTCCAAAACAACATTGTCAACAAACGCAACAATGGATGAAAGCGCAAGGTTTCCCAGTGGAAGAAGGGCATTTCTATTGTGGTATGCAAGATGTGGAGAAAGTGGCTATTATTAAAGAACTTGATTTAGATGTTTACGTTGATGACAAACCAGCAGTGTTAGAAACGCTACAAGGTATTAAGACGAAAGTGATATTAAAAAATCAATCGTATAATCAGCTTGTAGCATTGCCACGTTTAAATCATTGGCATGAGTTTTTAAGAATAATCAATGACTGA
- a CDS encoding ABC-2 transporter permease produces MKGLLFTNLYLVHRSIFVYTLIGIGLTAFYLKLTGGAYAVFSAITLCIVITMPVWEILKVEAQSGYNKYSLTLPVSRKNIIQSYYLVYFLVVVIGVILFVGILYIYGLFSEVSIELSLFQTIAFTILSMLTLGGIIFPLIFILGEEKSDFILLLSLLFMGLVVNSLRLGVGYLLDQLPLLKFNLNPLKQVPFIFLLIGILIFLISFFISFFIYSKKEF; encoded by the coding sequence ATGAAAGGGTTATTGTTTACAAACTTATATTTAGTTCATCGAAGTATTTTTGTGTACACATTGATAGGAATAGGGCTCACTGCTTTTTATTTAAAGCTAACTGGAGGGGCATACGCAGTTTTTAGTGCTATTACGTTGTGTATAGTAATAACAATGCCTGTATGGGAAATCCTAAAAGTTGAGGCTCAGTCCGGGTATAACAAGTATTCACTCACTTTACCGGTTAGTAGAAAAAATATAATACAAAGTTATTATTTAGTCTATTTCTTAGTAGTAGTTATAGGTGTAATACTATTTGTTGGTATCCTTTATATCTATGGTTTATTTTCAGAGGTTTCAATTGAACTTAGCTTATTTCAAACTATTGCTTTTACTATTCTCTCGATGTTAACACTTGGGGGAATAATATTCCCATTAATTTTTATTCTGGGAGAAGAGAAGTCAGATTTTATTCTACTGCTGAGTCTATTATTTATGGGTTTAGTAGTAAATTCACTCCGCTTGGGAGTGGGCTACCTATTAGATCAACTACCGTTGTTAAAGTTTAATCTCAATCCATTAAAACAAGTTCCGTTCATATTCTTATTAATAGGTATTTTAATTTTTCTTATATCTTTTTTTATTTCTTTCTTTATTTATAGTAAAAAAGAATTTTGA
- a CDS encoding DMT family transporter yields MNKQWISVLVAAFFEVGWVIGLKHATSILEWLGTAIAIFISFYLLIKAGEHLPVGTVYAVFVGLGTAGTVCADSLLFGEPWKLAKILCIVVLLAGVVGLKLVTGEPKDKEVKA; encoded by the coding sequence ATGAACAAACAATGGATTAGTGTCTTAGTTGCCGCTTTTTTTGAGGTAGGCTGGGTAATCGGCTTAAAGCATGCAACAAGCATATTAGAATGGCTTGGAACAGCAATTGCCATCTTTATTAGTTTCTATTTATTAATTAAAGCTGGTGAGCATTTACCTGTTGGGACGGTCTATGCAGTATTTGTAGGACTGGGAACAGCTGGTACGGTTTGCGCAGATAGCCTGCTGTTCGGAGAACCATGGAAGCTCGCTAAAATCTTATGTATTGTCGTGTTGCTTGCAGGTGTTGTTGGTTTGAAGCTTGTAACAGGTGAACCGAAGGATAAAGAGGTGAAAGCATAA
- a CDS encoding ABC transporter ATP-binding protein, with protein MSNLLEINNLRKSYGDKVVLDDVSFNVPPGAIVGFIGNNGAGKSTTFKAVLELVHKESGTVKLFGKENLNKEVKLKEKIGVVFDAINLPSNLTIKQLGKAFSKLFSSWNQNEFNRLVDIFALPRNKKVSSFSRGMSMKISIAVALSHNAQLLILDEATGGLDPSSREVVLDELENFAKEADHGIVLSSHIMSDIERIASHLVFISEGKITLNEEKDIVFEKYAFVDLNDSEQLTLINKDIIVARRKHGASFTLLISDKKKLPSGLIARKISMEEISVFLTGSAK; from the coding sequence ATGTCAAATCTTTTAGAAATTAATAATCTTAGAAAGTCATATGGTGACAAAGTTGTTTTAGACGATGTTTCTTTTAATGTGCCACCAGGCGCAATCGTTGGATTTATCGGAAATAATGGGGCTGGTAAATCGACAACATTTAAAGCGGTATTGGAATTAGTTCATAAAGAGAGTGGTACAGTAAAGCTATTTGGTAAAGAAAATCTAAATAAAGAAGTCAAACTTAAAGAAAAGATAGGGGTGGTATTTGACGCGATTAATCTGCCGTCTAATCTTACAATAAAGCAATTAGGAAAAGCTTTTTCTAAGTTATTTTCTTCTTGGAATCAAAATGAATTTAATCGCTTAGTAGATATTTTCGCTTTACCTAGAAATAAAAAAGTCAGTTCATTCTCACGTGGAATGTCAATGAAAATTTCAATAGCTGTGGCATTATCTCATAATGCGCAATTATTAATCCTAGATGAAGCAACCGGCGGTCTTGATCCTTCTTCAAGAGAAGTGGTATTAGATGAATTGGAAAATTTTGCGAAAGAAGCGGATCATGGTATCGTACTTTCATCTCATATTATGAGTGATATTGAGAGAATAGCAAGTCATCTTGTCTTTATTAGTGAAGGTAAAATAACTTTAAATGAAGAGAAAGACATAGTATTTGAGAAATATGCTTTTGTAGATTTAAATGATAGTGAACAACTAACACTAATAAATAAGGATATTATTGTCGCTCGAAGAAAACATGGTGCTTCTTTCACGTTACTTATATCAGATAAGAAAAAATTGCCAAGTGGCTTGATTGCCCGAAAAATTTCTATGGAAGAAATCAGTGTATTTTTAACAGGAAGTGCGAAATAA